A stretch of the Carcharodon carcharias isolate sCarCar2 chromosome 28, sCarCar2.pri, whole genome shotgun sequence genome encodes the following:
- the LOC121270935 gene encoding stromal cell-derived factor 1-like, translating to MIAKTCAVLLLLLGTLCINLTQGKPTAILNRCMCRGGATQINVKNIRGLQVIPVPNCPLQLIATLKTGRKICLHSKFLYLWERKLNRQAKN from the exons ATGATTGCGAAAACGTGTGCAgtgctactcctgctccttggcACTCTGTGCATCAATCTGACACAGG GGAAGCCAACTGCAATTCTGAACAGGTGTATGTGCAGAGGTGGAGCAACACAGATCAACGTGAAAAACATCAGGGGGCTGCAGGTTATCCCTGTCCCAAACTGCCCTCTACAACTCAT AGCCACATTGAAGACTGGAAGGAAGATTTGCCTGCATTCCAAATTTTTGTACCTTTGGGAAAGAAAGCTAAATAG ACAAGCCAAGAACTAA